The Euleptes europaea isolate rEulEur1 chromosome 7, rEulEur1.hap1, whole genome shotgun sequence genomic sequence GACATGTGATTTAGCAGAAGGGGCCGGAGGCATCACACTGTTTTAGAGAGTCATCCTCTGCTCAGATTGTTTCAGTTGTACGTAAACAGAAATGACTCCTTGCAACTTCCTTCTGCAGGAAGCTGCGTGGTCACGTGCAGTTCAGTGACCTTTCCAGTCGAAGGCGCCCAATTTTCAGAGCGCCTGACCCGCGttctacataaggttgccaacctccaggtgaagcctggagatcgcTCAGAATTACCACTGTTTTCCAGacaacagcaatcagttccctcctggggggggggggaaacggctgctttgtagggctgccaacctcctggtgagatCTGgagaggtctcctggaattacaattgatctccagacaacagcgatccattcctctggagaaaatggctgctttggagggtggactctattaaATTATATctggctgaagtccctccccagacttcacccccaaatatccaggaatgtccaacctggagctggcaaccctaatttggagggtggactctacggatttataccctgctgaggtctttcccctccccaaaccgcagtttccctaggctccaccctcaaatctacaggaatttcccaacccagagctggcaaccctgcagattatgtacaatctgtaaaattgtagttggtgtttttgagttagactaccttgggaaggggggaattatattctgaacaatggggaaagggggtggtGGAGCAAAAATGGTTGAGAGAACCACAGCATGGTCTTCAACAGTTGTgtaagaagaagtagagttggtttttatatgccaactttctctaccttttaaggagaatcaaaccggcttacggtcaccttcccttcccctccccacagcagacaccttgtaaggtaggtggggctgagagagttctgagagaactgtgactagcccaaggtcagccagcaggcttcatgcagagtagtggggaaaccaaatcggttctccagattagtgtctgccgctcatgtggaggaaaggggaatcaaacccggttctccagattagagtcccccactcgtAACCACCGTGCCGGCCATTCAGATCACCCGTTGCAACGGAGCCTTTTGTTCGGTCACCTGATCTGATTGCACTGCTCCTTGGTCCGATTCCGCTTGCAACAGTAGACCAGCCCCAAGATGAGAccgagaagcagcagcagcaagaggaCGGAGCCAAAGACGGCCCCCACAATGATGCCCACTTGATTGGCACctgcagggagagagagggatgCTGAGTTAAGACAGAACCCAAGGCACCGGCATGACTTAATTTGGCtggattttaaaaggagaaaTATAGACGTAAAGTTCTGCCCCAAAAGCTGAAATCCCAAAGACACGTTTCTGAGAATAAAACCCACTGAATAATTTAGGATTTACTTCTCAGTACatctgtttatagggttgccgacctccaggcagtagctggagatctcctgctgttacaactgatctccagccgatagagatcagttcacctggagaaaatggccgctttggcaattgggctctatggcattgaagtcccctccacaagccccaccctcctcaggctctgccccataaacctcccgccggtggtgaagagggacctggcaaccctagttgtgactaCACTGCATAACTTCTTCCGCAACTGCTAttcaggggtgggggcagagcctcaCGCTCTGGATATTTTGTTCAGCAAGACCTCCGTTTCCAGAGATTTTGCCAAAGACCCACACGTTTTAAAGCATATCTTTACATCCTTAAGGGTAAGAAGTTTCGATTTTTAGAAATCTAGCACCACTTGGGACTATTCCTGGCTTCACGGCTCTACCAGACAATCACGTTATTTGGAATTAATTATCCAGACGCTAAATGCGAGTCGCTTACCTGCTGCAAGATCGATTTCCAGAACACACTGGGTTGATCCGACTTTGTTGGCCGCGTCGCACCGGTAGAATCCCACATGGTCCTTGGACAGGTTCCTGATGACCAGGTCACCAGGGTTTGGTCCTTCAGAGGAGAGGGGTGCCAGATAAGGACAGTTAAAAAAGATGCTTGTccatctaggacaggggtcggcaaactcattagtcaaaagagccaaatatcaacagtacaacgattgagatttcttttgagagccaaatttcttaaacttaaactatataggtaggtacactgtttattaacttaataaactttaattaaagttttaagtcttaattaaactataggtacactgaataaaacttgatatcctacttaatagtgatcttatttattgataaaaattaaattgtaagtccctgccatttccccctccccatccggagtcctcgtctggaggcctggtctaccgccataaaagcctattggtagacctggcctctggatgagtcccattgggaggccaggtctacccattggctttcttggcagtagacctgcctccggaggcccatagaagccaattggtagacctggcctctgaagggggactttttcccctcctcggagtccaggtctaccgccaagaaagccagtgggtagacatggcctcccaatgggactcagccggaggccaggtctaccaaaggaagcccgccccgcccaacagctgataggcagggggggcaggaaccgccgagccgcccgcccagcaatcgcgcgtcTAGAGTGGAGGGGAGGcattagcctcccaaccattgagggcaagggaaatagagggcggggggagacagcgcgtccgcttgcctgctctctctctctctctctctctctctctctctctctctctctctctctctcaggcacgccggctccgcagcccggctgccggtgcgagcgggcacgacagcaggggctccgaaccaagttcggagagccgcactcaatgggccaaagagccgcatgcggctcgggatcCGCAGTTTTCAGACCCCTGATGTAGGATGTGGTATCCAGACAGAGATCTGTGAAACaggactgccaactctgggttgagaaaatCCTGGCGATCTGGAGGTTTAGACGAGGGGTCagcatgggttgccaacctccaggtagtagctggagatctcctgctattacaactgatctccagccgatagagatcagttcacctggagaaaatggccactttggcaattggactctatggcattgatgtcccgcccctccccaaaccccgccctcctcaggctccgccccaaaaatctcccgccggtggcgaagagggacctggcaatcctagctcagcaagatataatgccatagactcttccctccactttgggtccccgttggagtAGAAAGTCAGCAAAACAAATAAATCAGTCCCTCATTTGTCACTGGTTCTTACCCTTTATGACCGATGGGGGCATCCAGGTACCGACTTTGGTCCATTGGTAGATGAGGGGGGATGATCCGGCCCGGGAGGAGCATCGCAGGGTGACGTCACGGCCCAGGGACACACGGCCATCGATCGAGCATTGGGGGACGGAGGGTCTCTCTGATGGAAAGAAGTGACCGTAGTTGGTTGAAGGCTGATGAAGTTCAGCTCAGAGAGCAAGACGATAAACAACAATCCCTCAAAAAATAGCGCAAGGGCCCTGCTCACAACATCACAACAaacaggcttgccagctccaggttgggaaatacctgtagattttggggggcgcagcctgaggagggcagggtttggggaggggaaggacttaaatgccaacAAATTgccaaagaggacattttctacaggtgaactgatctctatcggctggagatcagttgcaatagtgggagatctccagctagtacctggaggttggatacccTAACAACAAAGGCCTATAACCCAGTATCCTGTTTTCAGACAGGGACATCTGGACCTTGCTAGACACTGCCTTTTCGGATGAGCTGACATGcctttgtttgtttcttctttcCAGAATGCCATTGCTGTACACAGACACCTGCGGCAATtaaactagagcaggggtgtcaaacatatggcccacgggccggatccggccgcttgagagctcttatccggcctgcaagccagacagagcatataaaaaccaactcttcttctctttcttcttctttcttcttctgggagatctccaggcctgacctggagattggcaaatctACCTATCCCCCAGGAGccacattttgtggagatcagtgggctgcagtaggaagagggaggcaggaaattctatactgctgatggaaaatttagtctgaatccaCCCCACACTTTCTTGTCTACCCTGAACCCCCTTATCACTGGAGTTCTAATATTACAGAGAATGATAATTCATTCTCTCTGTTCTTACTGTTCAGAATGTCACAATAACAacaattattactattactattgttATACTGGGCACTGTTTCAATTATTAAGTTAAAAGGAACAAAACTCTGCccgcaggttttcttttttttaaaaaaagcaagatAATTGTATAAAGAGGAACAAAAACAGAAGGGGAAGCGGACAGAGAAGGTGGAAGGGCAAACGATAACAAAACACAACAGCTAGGAGCAAATctcatgtcttcccttagccaTCTTTCCTCTAACCTGATAAGCTGAAAACTCCTTTGCCTTTCCTCCCTGGGAAGGAGGTCCAATCCAATGCCTTGATCCTTTTCGTTTTCGCCTTTTCCTATTCTACGATAGCCTTTTTGAAATGTACCGGAGCATTACATAATATTCCATATGCAGCTGCATTGTAGATCTAGGCAAAGGTGTTATGATACTGGGTGTTTTAATTTTGTGTCTCTTTCCGTAGCATGTAATTAGGGAGAAGTCACTGCTCAGTGTTAGACATCTTTGCACATGCAACAagtccccaggctcaatccttgGTTATCTCCAGATTAAAAAGCATAAGGTAGTAAGTGATATGTGAGCCagcgtgtgtagtggttaagagcggcaaactctaatctggagaactggatttgattcccctctcttccacatgaagcctgctggctgaccttgtgccagtcacagttctctcagaactctctcagctcatgcagaggcaagcaatggcaaaccacctctgaatgcctcttgacttgaaaaccccatggggtcaccgtaagtcagctgtgacttgatggcaaaatcacacacattaGGTGtcatgaaagatctctacctgtgAGAGCTGCTAGGCAGAGTCTAAATCCTGATTTATTGTCTAAATATGcagcttggtggtggaaagtgcggtcaaagtacaaccaacttatggcgaccctgtagagtttttgaagacaagagatgaacagaggtagtttgccattgcctgcctctgtgtagcgaccctggacttccttgatggtctcccatgcaagtactaaccaaggccgaccctgcttagattccaagaaatgagaggccagcctgggccatccaggtcacatcactgtggccatttatgcttggtaattagcgcattccaggctgaagtgccctgcatattttttttttagtttttcacgttgaaccgtcattcaggaagtgactgcgaagccagcacatacctgcttcgcattttttaagagcccctttaacacaacttTTTGTGTTTGCCCTGCCcctgcctcaaagaatcccctcaaggaagcatgcaaaatcacagccacacgttagctatgcaaacggcggttgctaattgaaggaacgaaggagtggggggtggaatttatctttttgcgtcgggaccatgaataggcattttaaaggtcgcatttaaaaaaagaactttgagcaagcatcaaaattgaccctgcataaatggcctttgataaaccaataatttgattcagtgtaaggcggtTTCATGAATTCCATTTGCCTTTTCCACCTCTGCTGCACACTTGCGTTAACATCCACCACAACTCGAAGATATTTTTGCTATTTTGCAGGACTCACCTAGCACTGTGACTGTCACCTTGCGGGAGGCCACAGTAGTTTTCTTCACCTTGCACTCATAAGTCGCTGAGTCAGTAACCTGCACGTTCTGCAGATTGATGGAGGCGTCGTATTGGCTCGGGTCTGGGATCGCAAAGTTTACTCTCTGTTGCAGGCCATAGCAGCAGTCACCGACCGAGCCCATGGAACCAAGATGGTGGTCGTTTGGTCTGACCAACACAGTCTGCTGTAAACCAGAGTGACCCAAATGCCGCGGATCCTGGACTGCGGGACCCGGTCTCTTCTGCATATACAGGTATCCAGGACGGATAACTTGCTGGTCTTGGTAGCTAAGAATCTGGTGGGCAGGAACCAGAGAACAGCACAGTTGAATCAATACAGGAAGGTCGCGAATTGACTTGTATCATTGCCAGCAGGCCTTTCACAAGGGCTTTCTGGAATGTATGCAAACATCTCTTCAGAGAAGAGAAAGGGCCACCGAAATTGCTTGAGAAAAGACCACCAAAATCGGTGTAAGATTTTTGCattgatactagggttgccaacctccaagcaggagctggagatctcccgctattacaactgatctccagccaatagagatcacttcacctggagaaaatggccgctttggcaattggactctatggcattgaagtcccgtcccccccaactttttaggctccatctcaaaaatctccaggtatttcccaacccggagctggcaaccctaattgatacCCCTAGTCCCAGTCATTATTACAGTTGCCCACTGCATAGGGGAGGCTTTCTTCCCCAGCCTTGCCAACAGTACTTGAGAGGCAGAGAAGATGACCACAATATAGCTCGTTTAACTGCCTGTGTTAATACTTCCCGTGGAAACTCAGAATGGAAACTAGGGGGGTTCTAGTTAAGGAAAAGTAGACCATGCAACTGTAAGCAAACCACCTTGATTcttctctaccccaaaaaacagACTCTCCAAATGCGACATCCCTTCCAGGGGCTGACGACACACACTCACCACATGATCGAGATTTGTGGGGTCAGCATTCAGTTGTGTCCATTCAATGTCCAGGGTGTTCGGACCGTTGTCTTCTGGTTCCAACTCGTACGGACAGCCCAACTTGATCGAATCGCCTTTGGCCAAGTAGATGACCTCCCGCCCTTTGGCCTGGATTTTTACAGCAGGTACCAGAGCTagttgggggaaagagagagaggcaggtgACACCCTGAGTGAAATTTCAATTGCCAGATTTGGAAAAGTGCTTCTACAAAGATCTGCTCAAATTGGTGGATCCAACGAGAAAGGTTTTCATAACAGGAGACCCTGATGGTCTTGTATCTTGCCCAGAACTAAAGCTGGCACATGCCCTACAATATCAGTCACCTTGGTTGTCTCCTTGGACCTGACACCAATTTAAGCAAACAGTTGATCATGTAGTAAAAAGTGTGCTAGGATTGCACGACCTCAGACAGACAGTCATGGGGAATCTCATCAGGGGCTcttacttaaaacaaaaactcCATACATACATCAAACTAAATAACGGTGGTAAGATCTTGGCTTTGCCTTCTTCTTAGCACAATAACCAAAATAAAGAATATTCTTCTGCTGTTCCAATATGACATGAAAAAAGTTGCAACATATATTATAAGCAGTACAAAcggttattgtgtgtgtgtgtaaagtgccgtcaagtcgcacccgacttatggcgaccccttatggggttttcaaggcaagagactaacagaggtggtttggcagtgccttcctctgtatagcaaccctggacttccttggtggtcacccatccaaatactaacaaacGGTTATGAAGAcacattaaatatatataaacatataacATTTACACACACCTATACACACACTTAACATACAATATATGTCTGTTTAACAGACATTATATATTGTATGTTAAGTGTGTGTATAGGTGTGTGTAAATGTgatatgtttgtatatatttaatGTGTCTTCATAACCGTTTGCCTTCTTCCTGACATACTAGTTTTCCAAGAGCAGGGAAATGTACACATATGTACATTTGCTGTCTGAAGTGGTATAATCCAGGATTGTACTGGACCAATTACTGAGGATCATCTTCTTTCAAATGCTAGTTGCCGATTTCAAATTTAACCTCACTCCCAATCCAATCACCATTTCGGCTTCTGAAATTTCCCCAGGAGTTACCCATAGACCTTCAAGTTTCTCTTTGCAGCCTTGAGGCCTGGGAACTTGTTTTCATTTGAAAAGTCCTCATGGTGTTGCACAACTGAGGGGAACCTTTGTCTCAGAATCCATCCTGAGATAgccaaaatatatttatttacttatttaaaacctTCTATGGGGCCTTCCACCCAAGTAGGGCCCCCCAAGGCCCCCAATCAACACTTTAAAAAGTAACTGTAAAATATGAGAACataaagaaagccctgctggatcagacccaggcccatcaagtccagcagtctgttcacacagcggccaaccaggtgcctggttaaaaatatttaatgaaACAATaccaatgggcgaaaacgcatgatcgctttagcctttattccctgtttcagccaggattcagccaggatcgaacctaCGTTCGACTGGAGTGGACTGGTAGGTTAAGGTACAGCAGCCCCAAGCCACATAGGGCTCttaaggtcaataccagcaccttgacttGAGGCCAGAAGCAATCTGGGAACGAGCATAGATGGCCCGTGTGGTGGGTATTACGCACCCCTTGCAAAACTGTCATCTCGGTCTTCTACCATCCAAGCGAGCTTTACCTGGTGCCAGACACAAAAGGACGAGCTGGAAAGTCCACGTCCCAGGCATGGTTCCAAGAAGTAACCCCACACAGTGGCCCCGAGCAATCCTTCCTCGAGGACTGAAGAAGGCTCAGGCAGGGAGAGCTGTGAGTAGAAGCCCAGAGGAGCTGCGTTCTTTTCACCTGTCGGACCTGGCTCCTCCCTGCCGGGTGGGGATGCCTTTGGGGTGAATTGCCAGGTGACGGAGCCACTCGAAGAAGGTGAATGAGCCGGTCCTCGCCCAGTTTCCCTGCCAGTCACATTTTTAGTCAGCAACGAAATGACAATCGGACATCCTTTCGCTTGCAGTGCAGGTCGCGGCTATTTTTCACGGCAGGGGAAACGTGGTTGTTTGGAGCGCAGGATGGTCGAGGTCACCAGGGGCCTTTTTTTGAGTACATCAAGGGGACGGGCAGATCCCACCCGAGAAGAATCACGCCCATTGAGATTCCTCGGGAGATTTGCCCAAGTCGGAGCCACCAAATGCAAAGAGAAATTTTGCTTCGAGTGAAATTGGCGGCGTTTTAGtaatatttgtttgcttgtttatgtCCTACTTTTCTTCCCAccgctgcttctcacttgctttgaaagccccttgctgagctCGACATAAGGCattgagacttgacagcacttgcatTAAGTAATgtagtggttcccaatctttttgtaTGGTGATTCGCAACTCCAAATTTACTAAGCATGGTGacccctttaaaaacaaacaaaaaacagcatgcACATATCAATAAAACCGCAAAAGCCTAGGACTAGCTATCACAGGCTTTGAAACCAAATTTTTAGGTTCGGACCCACAGTTTAGGAGACGCTGGTCCAATCCGTCCTCCTCTAAGATACAGGAAATCCTAAACTAAATGACCTGATGAGTGTCTAGCCTCTGACTGAAGACCTCCAGTGGAGAAGACCTCCACCTCTGCCAAACAGGTCTTACCATTAGGAATTTCCTACTAACATTCAACCAAAATCTacccttcagcatggtgtagtggttaggagcggtggtttgaaggggtggattctgatctgggtttgattccccattcctccacatgagcggcggaggctaatctggtgagctggatttgtttccccacgcctccacatgaagctagttgggtgaccttgggctagtcacattctctcagccccacttacctcacagggtgtctgttgtggggaggggaagggaaggtgattgtaagccggtttgattcttccttaagtggtagagaaagtcaacatataaaaaccaactcttcttcttctttttcttcttcagcccgtcagagtaggggtccccaacctttttgagcctgcgggcacatttggaattctgacacggcacggtggacgcagcaacagaatggctgccacagtatggtcgccgcaggaggcagaaccagccacagaatgattgccacagcttaacttcagtaacacagtgtagatccttgtgctggggtagcagctgatgccaaagcaacattttaaaaattttcacAGCcactcaaatctccaatagtcaatcagaagccttgctgggcaaaaggcctacctggccccaaccacttcctaaaagcacttggtgggtgccagaaaaggtgttggggaCCCTGATCTAGAGCTTGCCTAGGTGGACATGACCTTTCATGTGGTTGGGGTAGCACTGAAATCTGAGCTCTAccatgtgcatagggttgccagctccagcttgggaaatacctggatatttttggggtggagcctaaggaaggcgaggtttggggagggggtgggacttcaatgccctagactccaattgccaaaatggccattttctccaggtgaactgatctctatcggctggtgattagttgtaatagctagtacctggaggttggcaaccctacatgggcatCCATTGAGTAGCTGAAGGGGAAGAGATGGGGAAGCTATACTGGGAGCAGAAAGGAAGAAAGTTGTGGTGAGATAATGGTCCATTATCTCAAGGGGTCCCTACGGAGGGGGCATACGGGGGGAGGGTCCCTAGGAGGTCACCCATCCAGTCATTGACTGGGAACCCTGACCAGCTCAGCATTACAAAGCTGCCGTATCATGTACTTCCTGGGACTGAGACTTGCCCCAGAAGAAGAAGCACATTATACGTTCAACACTGGTAAAAAGAGGATGTGACTCTCCTTTCTGTCTGTTTTAGCGTTTGCTGGGCAGGAAGTGAATGCACACCTCTCCTGTCCACCTTGCAATTATTCCCGGCCTTTGTAATAACTGAGTTTGGGTGACTCCCTACAAGTTAGACTCAGGCTACTGTATTGGCATAATTTTGAGGAAATCAGTGCTATTTAGTTATGGTTTGGAAACTGTTCGgaaaacttcagttggtccaaaacacgGTGGCCAGGCTATTATCAGGAGTTGGTTACAAGGATGGTATCAGCCctttgctgaaagatctgcactagcTGCCCATCTTTTTTCCAGGCgcaattcagagtgctggttcttacctttaagttCCTAAACAGCTTCagaccagggtacctgaaggaccgtcTCCCCTTGTACTTTCCAGCCTACaaattaagatctgcctctcaagccctgctttctgtttccttgccttcTGAGACGAGGCAGGTGGCgactagagacagggctttttctgtggtggcaccttgccttt encodes the following:
- the LOC130481184 gene encoding V-set and immunoglobulin domain-containing protein 8-like, encoding MPGTWTFQLVLLCLAPALVPAVKIQAKGREVIYLAKGDSIKLGCPYELEPEDNGPNTLDIEWTQLNADPTNLDHVCCSLVPAHQILSYQDQQVIRPGYLYMQKRPGPAVQDPRHLGHSGLQQTVLVRPNDHHLGSMGSVGDCCYGLQQRVNFAIPDPSQYDASINLQNVQVTDSATYECKVKKTTVASRKVTVTVLERPSVPQCSIDGRVSLGRDVTLRCSSRAGSSPLIYQWTKVGTWMPPSVIKGPNPGDLVIRNLSKDHVGFYRCDAANKVGSTQCVLEIDLAAGANQVGIIVGAVFGSVLLLLLLLGLILGLVYCCKRNRTKEQCNQIRVDSAPPRTKCPGRSSSLRSALDYLPHTLGFSQRCKYESPKEQEGIEMISPGKEEDTSCAADSSKDQDGGCSSAVTTKARVHHAHSVPSYSQVKGGASSSQLPTGTNSGNNKSTSDVDPGNGKRSHPGNYGGVPVMVPAISKDLVI